In Pseudomonas grandcourensis, the DNA window TCCTTAAGTTGCCTGAGCAGCGGCGATGCGTGAGTTTTTGCGTTGACGACGAACCATTTCGCCCGCCAATGCCAGATAGGCAACGGCGCCTCGCGATGCTTTGTCGTACGCCAGCGCCGGCATGCCGTAGCTTGGCGCTTCGGCCAGACGGATGTTGCGCGGAATGACGGTGTCGTAGAGCTGCTCGCCGAAGTGTTCCTTGAGCTGCGCCGAGACATCGTTCATCAGGCTCAGGCGCGGGTCGTACATCGTACGCAGCAAGCCTTCGACCTTGAGGTTCGGGTTCAGCAGTTCAGAGATACGCTTGATGTTATCCACAAGATCGCTCAAGCCTTCGAGTGCGAAGTACTCGCACTGCATGGGGATAATGACCCCGTCGGCGGCAACCAGTGCGTTCAAGGTCAGCATCGACAGCGACGGCGGACAGTCGATCAAAATGTAATCGTAGTTTTCCCGGATCGGCGCCAGCGCGCTGCGCAGACGGCTTTCCTTCATCTGCATTTCCAGCAGCACCACTTCGGCCGCGGTGAGGTCACGGTTGGCCGGCAACAACTGGTAACCACCGTGTTCGGAGAAATGCATGGCCTGGGCCAGATCACATTCTCCGATCAGCAGATCGTAGACCGAGTTTTCCAGGCCATGTTTATCCACACCGCTACCCATGGTGGCGTTGCCCTGTGGATCAAGATCGATCAACAGCACCCGACGCTTGGTCGCGACCAGGGATGCTGCGAGGTTGATGCAGGTGGTGGTTTTGCCCACGCCACCCTTTTGGTTCGCAATCGCGAATACCTTAGCCATTCTTGCTTGTGTTCCCAATCATGCCGTGCGGCGCAGTATCAGCAGATGGCGTTGGCCTTGGCAACCAGGTACGGCCAGGGCGTGTTCGCTATCGAGGTGGAAGTCTGCCGGCAATGCTACCAGCTCATCGGCCGGATGAACGCCCTTCATTGCCAGCCAGCGTGTTTCGCTATCGCCGAGGTGGCGAGTCCAGTTGCTGAAGTTTTCCATGCTGCTGAACGCCCGGGAAATGATCCCGTTGAACGGCTGGGC includes these proteins:
- a CDS encoding ParA family protein, giving the protein MAKVFAIANQKGGVGKTTTCINLAASLVATKRRVLLIDLDPQGNATMGSGVDKHGLENSVYDLLIGECDLAQAMHFSEHGGYQLLPANRDLTAAEVVLLEMQMKESRLRSALAPIRENYDYILIDCPPSLSMLTLNALVAADGVIIPMQCEYFALEGLSDLVDNIKRISELLNPNLKVEGLLRTMYDPRLSLMNDVSAQLKEHFGEQLYDTVIPRNIRLAEAPSYGMPALAYDKASRGAVAYLALAGEMVRRQRKNSRIAAAQAT